In one Myxosarcina sp. GI1 genomic region, the following are encoded:
- a CDS encoding DUF1361 domain-containing protein, whose product METILANALEAFNKHSGWIIWNLFLAFIPLVLSFWLFLRRSNRRSLFWWIGLVVFILFLPNAPYLLTDVIHLIEAIRAGYSIWVTTLIFIPLHSLAILIGWEAYTISLIAQSYYLEKQGAKKYIFACELLTHALCAIGIFMGRFRRFNSWDLVTKPDVLLVTTISDLTDKQPLLVIAITFIILTGLYWLTKQVTLGIILRIKLFLDDLNSENNSR is encoded by the coding sequence ATGGAAACAATATTAGCTAATGCTCTAGAAGCCTTTAACAAACACAGTGGATGGATTATCTGGAACTTGTTTTTAGCTTTTATTCCTTTAGTTCTTAGCTTTTGGTTGTTTCTTCGGCGTAGTAACAGGCGATCGCTATTTTGGTGGATCGGCTTAGTTGTTTTTATTCTCTTTTTGCCCAATGCTCCTTATTTATTAACAGATGTTATTCATCTAATAGAAGCAATCAGAGCGGGTTATTCAATTTGGGTTACTACTTTAATTTTTATTCCTCTACACTCTTTGGCAATTTTAATTGGTTGGGAGGCTTATACAATTTCTCTAATCGCTCAAAGTTATTATTTAGAAAAACAAGGTGCTAAAAAATATATTTTTGCCTGCGAGTTACTAACTCATGCTCTATGTGCGATCGGTATTTTCATGGGTCGATTTCGCCGCTTTAATAGTTGGGATTTAGTTACCAAGCCAGATGTTTTATTGGTTACAACTATAAGCGATCTAACTGATAAACAACCCTTGTTAGTAATTGCTATTACTTTTATTATTTTGACTGGCTTATATTGGCTGACCAAGCAAGTTACTTTAGGAATTATTTTGCGAATCAAGCTGTTTTTAGATGATTTGAATTCTGAAAACAATTCAAGATAG
- the cobA gene encoding uroporphyrinogen-III C-methyltransferase: MSELSNGKVYLVGAGTGNIAYLTLRGKELLAEAEILIYDALVDSQLLALVPADCLQIAAGKRGGQTSTPQDRINQLLVAYCLQGKQVVRLKSGDPFIFGRANEEIEALQTANCDYELVPGISSALAAPLLAGIPLTDKYLSSCFAVLSGHQPEQLDWQALARIDTLAILMGGRTLSVIVGELIANGRSPQEPVAIVCHCSQRQQQVFWGTLTDIVSKTEQISLSPAVIIIGQVVSLSSQYSDRQLPLKDKTILVTRASEQASNFTALLERQGAKVIEMPALVITPPSSWQELDKAIATIELFDWLILTSANGVNYFCDRLLSLGKDYRVLGKLKIAVVGKKTADVLYKRNLQPDFIPPDFVADSLVVNFPEALNGKNVLFPRVETGGREVLVRELTSQGGVVTEVAVYQSQCPDRLEPSVWQALQQKQIDIVTFASSKTVKNFYHLIERELPADTKPESILETVSIASIGPQTSKTCVELLGRVNIEAVEYTLEGLTEAIQEASK, from the coding sequence ATGTCAGAGTTGAGTAATGGTAAAGTATATCTCGTCGGGGCAGGAACGGGAAATATTGCCTATCTTACTTTAAGAGGCAAAGAATTACTAGCCGAGGCTGAGATTTTAATTTACGATGCTTTGGTAGATTCTCAGCTATTAGCTTTAGTACCTGCTGACTGTTTACAAATCGCAGCAGGTAAGCGAGGCGGACAAACCAGCACTCCTCAAGATAGAATCAATCAATTATTAGTAGCATACTGTTTGCAAGGCAAGCAGGTAGTCAGACTAAAAAGCGGCGATCCCTTTATTTTTGGTCGAGCAAACGAAGAAATAGAGGCACTACAGACAGCAAATTGTGACTACGAACTCGTACCAGGGATCTCGTCGGCTTTAGCCGCACCCTTACTTGCAGGTATTCCTCTAACCGATAAGTATTTAAGCAGTTGTTTTGCGGTATTGAGCGGACACCAACCAGAACAGCTTGACTGGCAGGCTTTAGCGCGTATAGATACCTTGGCTATTTTAATGGGAGGACGTACTTTATCCGTAATTGTTGGAGAGTTAATAGCCAACGGGAGATCGCCTCAAGAACCAGTGGCAATTGTGTGTCATTGCAGCCAAAGACAGCAACAAGTTTTTTGGGGAACGTTAACCGATATAGTAAGTAAAACAGAGCAGATTTCTCTCTCTCCAGCAGTCATTATTATCGGACAAGTCGTGTCATTAAGCAGTCAGTATAGCGATCGCCAGCTTCCTCTCAAAGATAAAACTATCTTGGTAACTCGCGCTAGCGAACAGGCGAGTAATTTTACTGCCTTACTCGAACGACAAGGAGCAAAGGTTATCGAAATGCCAGCTTTAGTTATTACTCCTCCTTCAAGCTGGCAAGAATTAGACAAAGCGATCGCTACTATTGAGCTTTTTGACTGGTTGATTCTCACTTCGGCTAACGGCGTTAATTATTTTTGCGATCGCCTACTAAGTTTGGGCAAAGATTATCGAGTTTTAGGTAAGCTAAAAATTGCGGTAGTAGGTAAAAAAACCGCAGATGTTCTCTATAAAAGAAACTTGCAGCCAGACTTTATTCCTCCAGATTTTGTTGCTGACTCGCTGGTAGTTAACTTTCCCGAAGCTTTAAACGGCAAAAATGTTTTATTTCCCCGCGTTGAAACTGGTGGTAGAGAAGTATTAGTGAGAGAATTAACTAGCCAAGGTGGAGTAGTAACCGAAGTCGCTGTATATCAATCTCAATGTCCCGATCGCCTCGAACCTTCAGTTTGGCAAGCTTTGCAGCAAAAACAAATCGATATTGTCACCTTTGCCAGTTCCAAAACCGTTAAAAACTTTTATCATTTAATCGAACGAGAGTTACCAGCAGATACCAAACCAGAATCCATTTTAGAAACCGTTTCTATAGCTTCGATCGGTCCTCAAACCTCTAAAACTTGCGTAGAATTATTAGGCAGAGTAAATATTGAAGCTGTCGAATATACTTTGGAAGGATTGACCGAGGCGATACAAGAAGCTTCAAAATAG
- a CDS encoding phosphoribosyltransferase, with the protein MTDLYVSWSDYHQKIETLAVKIHQSGWQFDRIVCIAKGGLRVGDIFCRLFGQPLAIVTAASYGGKDNRQQGEIAFSQHLSMIEAELGKKVLLVDDLVDSGVSLIESLNWLKARYGEEIEEVRTAVIWYKSTSKIAPDYYVDYLPDSPWIHQPFERYEQLSVAQLAQNCPDYTSADV; encoded by the coding sequence ATGACAGATTTATACGTCTCTTGGTCGGATTATCACCAAAAAATTGAAACTTTAGCGGTTAAAATTCACCAGTCTGGCTGGCAGTTCGATCGCATTGTTTGTATTGCCAAAGGCGGTTTGCGTGTCGGGGATATTTTTTGTCGTTTGTTCGGACAACCTCTAGCTATTGTCACTGCTGCTTCTTATGGTGGAAAAGATAATCGTCAGCAGGGTGAAATAGCTTTTTCCCAACATCTATCGATGATTGAAGCCGAACTCGGCAAAAAAGTTTTATTAGTAGACGATTTAGTAGATTCTGGAGTTAGTTTAATCGAATCGTTAAATTGGCTTAAAGCAAGATATGGTGAAGAGATAGAAGAAGTTCGCACCGCGGTAATCTGGTATAAGAGTACTTCTAAGATTGCTCCAGATTACTATGTCGATTATCTTCCCGATAGTCCCTGGATACACCAGCCTTTTGAACGCTACGAACAACTGTCTGTTGCCCAATTGGCCCAAAATTGCCCTGATTACACTTCGGCAGATGTATAG
- a CDS encoding type 1 glutamine amidotransferase — MNLLIIQNSQLASLGYLGKCIVERNVNIEIVTLFSNDVLPTNINSYDGLIILGGAMNAEDDESYPYLEEIVRLIHLFAVKHLPILGICLGAQLIARAFGKRVYQHQEEELGFTPLYPLSEVTKTDPLLKNCLEPIRIMEWHFDTFDLPDEAKLLLTGDKCHNQAYRISDNIYGFQCHFEVDEAIILSWIDENRQHIWQHRPDFPQQLQQDIEKYLARSHSFCQNVCDGWLDLVMLEMNRKTYSS; from the coding sequence ATGAACCTGCTGATAATTCAAAATTCTCAACTTGCTTCTTTAGGATATTTGGGTAAGTGCATCGTCGAAAGAAATGTAAATATAGAAATTGTTACTCTTTTTTCCAATGATGTACTTCCTACTAACATCAATTCCTACGATGGTTTGATTATTCTCGGTGGTGCGATGAATGCCGAAGACGACGAAAGCTATCCGTATCTCGAAGAAATTGTACGCCTAATTCATTTATTTGCTGTCAAACATTTACCCATTCTCGGTATTTGTTTGGGAGCGCAACTTATTGCCAGAGCTTTTGGAAAAAGAGTTTATCAACATCAAGAAGAAGAACTTGGCTTCACGCCACTGTATCCACTTAGTGAAGTTACTAAAACCGATCCCTTACTAAAAAATTGTCTCGAACCTATTCGGATAATGGAGTGGCATTTTGATACTTTTGACTTGCCAGATGAAGCTAAATTACTCTTAACTGGCGATAAATGTCACAATCAAGCTTACCGTATTAGTGACAATATTTATGGCTTTCAATGTCACTTTGAAGTGGATGAAGCAATTATTTTAAGCTGGATTGACGAAAACAGACAACACATCTGGCAACATCGTCCAGATTTTCCCCAACAGTTGCAGCAAGATATAGAAAAATATTTAGCGCGATCGCACTCTTTTTGTCAAAATGTCTGTGATGGTTGGCTCGATTTAGTTATGCTGGAAATGAATAGAAAAACTTATTCAAGCTAG
- a CDS encoding DUF72 domain-containing protein, with protein sequence MNFYLGCAVWSYKPWVGNFYPPQSRERDFLQLYSQRFTAVEGNTTFYAVPSAATVAKWASQTSPEFKFCPKFPRQITHSGLLQAAIPEAFNFIDRISGLGDRLGTVFIQLPPSYSPQYFDDLTAFLQAIDNKVSLAVEVRHLDWFKQPYCDRLNQMLTAMNVARVLLDTRPIYSSPKDPQANSTRRKPKVPVQPIVTNNCSLVRFISHPQAKYNQSYLEEWTQIIDRWLRQGKTVYFFVHCPQEERSTDTARYFYSLLQQQNSSLLTLPWNNLKVATQLSLF encoded by the coding sequence GTGAATTTTTATCTGGGCTGCGCGGTTTGGTCTTATAAACCCTGGGTAGGTAACTTTTATCCTCCCCAAAGCCGCGAGCGAGATTTTTTACAGCTTTACAGCCAACGCTTTACTGCTGTTGAAGGTAATACTACCTTTTATGCAGTTCCCTCTGCTGCTACTGTAGCGAAGTGGGCAAGTCAAACTTCACCAGAATTCAAATTCTGTCCCAAATTTCCCCGCCAAATTACCCATAGCGGTTTGCTGCAAGCTGCCATACCAGAAGCTTTTAACTTTATCGATAGAATATCTGGTTTGGGCGATCGCCTAGGAACGGTATTTATTCAATTACCACCAAGCTATAGTCCCCAATATTTTGACGATTTAACAGCATTTTTGCAAGCTATTGATAACAAAGTTTCTCTAGCAGTGGAAGTTCGTCATTTAGACTGGTTTAAGCAACCATATTGCGATCGCCTCAACCAAATGTTGACAGCAATGAATGTTGCTAGAGTGCTGTTAGATACTCGCCCAATTTACAGTTCACCAAAAGATCCCCAGGCTAATTCTACTCGCCGCAAGCCCAAGGTTCCAGTGCAACCCATTGTCACAAATAACTGTAGTTTAGTACGTTTTATTAGCCATCCCCAGGCAAAATACAACCAATCTTATTTAGAAGAATGGACTCAAATCATAGATCGCTGGCTGCGTCAGGGCAAAACCGTTTATTTCTTCGTACACTGTCCTCAAGAAGAGCGTTCGACAGATACGGCACGATATTTTTATTCTTTATTACAACAGCAAAATTCTTCCCTTCTTACTCTTCCTTGGAATAATTTAAAGGTTGCAACTCAATTGAGCTTGTTTTAA
- a CDS encoding type II toxin-antitoxin system PemK/MazF family toxin, protein MISNPQLEEIWLVKFPFSDLTSAKLRPALILSVHREEVIILGIFSKIPTGSLQASWVLIENSNPQFARLGLKKTSLIRVDKIATVSKSVLQRKLGTLSTDLLVEVQKALKIALNLA, encoded by the coding sequence ATGATATCTAATCCTCAGCTTGAAGAAATATGGCTAGTTAAATTCCCTTTTAGCGATTTAACGTCAGCAAAACTCAGACCTGCACTAATTTTATCGGTTCATAGAGAAGAAGTGATTATTTTGGGGATTTTTTCTAAAATTCCTACGGGTAGTTTACAAGCTAGCTGGGTACTCATTGAAAACAGCAATCCTCAATTTGCTCGATTGGGCTTGAAAAAAACATCTTTGATTAGAGTAGATAAAATAGCTACAGTTAGTAAATCGGTTTTGCAAAGAAAACTAGGTACTTTATCTACAGATTTATTAGTTGAAGTTCAGAAAGCTTTGAAGATAGCTCTTAATCTTGCTTAG
- a CDS encoding MFS transporter, giving the protein MDREKLNFTTKLAYGSGDMGPAITANILVFYLLYFFTNVAGLPAGLAGSILAISKIGDAINDPIAGILSDRTRSKWGRRIPWMLFGTIPFGIFFFLQWIVPEFSDDVTVNNWGQFAYYIAIAIFFNLAYTVVNLPYTALTPELTQDYNERTTLNSYRFAFSIGGSILSLMLAIFVFRAYDNPKQQYLVLGGVSTLISMVALLWCTLSIQERGASPILGRQGRKILGLGLTALGIAAIAYGIYNLTLGSAAIVLYGVLGIFIGIQLTAFGLTLTYAKVETHLSDSLAVEARNKANTVPTTPLKEQLKIAFTNKPFLYIIGIYLCSWLAVQLTASILIYFVVSWMGMDEAAFPLVAIAVQGTALVMLFFWKWVGEKLDKKVIYFLGSLIWIIAQGGLFLIQPGQTTLLYILAIMAGCGVSVAYLVPWSMIPDVIELDELNTGQRREGIFYSFMVLLQKFGLALALFLVGLALEWSGFVERPPGGEIPIQPDSALLAIRIAVAPLPTIALILGLILAYFYPITKEKHAEIRLKLEERKNNS; this is encoded by the coding sequence ATGGATCGAGAAAAGCTAAATTTTACCACTAAGCTGGCTTATGGTTCTGGAGACATGGGACCTGCGATTACGGCGAATATACTAGTATTTTATTTGCTTTATTTTTTTACTAATGTTGCCGGATTACCCGCAGGTTTGGCTGGCAGTATTTTAGCAATTAGCAAAATTGGCGATGCAATTAATGACCCCATCGCGGGAATTTTGAGCGATCGCACCCGTAGTAAATGGGGTAGACGGATTCCCTGGATGCTATTTGGCACGATTCCCTTTGGAATTTTCTTTTTCTTGCAGTGGATCGTACCTGAGTTTAGCGACGATGTAACGGTCAATAACTGGGGTCAATTTGCCTATTACATTGCGATCGCCATTTTCTTTAATCTGGCATACACGGTAGTAAATTTGCCCTACACGGCTCTAACTCCAGAACTAACCCAAGACTATAACGAACGAACCACCCTCAATAGTTATCGCTTTGCTTTCTCCATTGGCGGCAGTATTTTATCTTTGATGCTGGCGATTTTTGTCTTTCGAGCATACGATAATCCCAAGCAGCAATATTTAGTATTGGGTGGGGTTAGTACGCTAATCTCGATGGTGGCTCTTTTGTGGTGTACGCTGTCAATTCAAGAACGAGGCGCTTCACCAATCTTGGGACGACAGGGTAGAAAAATTCTCGGCTTGGGGTTGACTGCCTTGGGAATTGCAGCAATCGCCTACGGTATTTACAATTTAACTTTAGGTTCGGCAGCGATAGTTTTATACGGTGTCTTGGGGATTTTTATCGGTATTCAGCTTACCGCCTTTGGATTGACTTTAACTTATGCCAAAGTCGAAACTCACCTGAGCGATAGTTTGGCAGTTGAAGCCAGAAACAAAGCCAATACCGTTCCCACCACCCCATTAAAAGAACAGTTAAAAATTGCTTTTACCAATAAACCTTTTCTCTACATCATTGGCATTTATTTATGCTCTTGGCTGGCGGTTCAGCTTACGGCTTCAATTTTAATTTATTTTGTAGTTAGCTGGATGGGCATGGATGAGGCGGCTTTTCCCTTAGTGGCGATCGCAGTTCAGGGAACGGCATTAGTAATGTTGTTCTTCTGGAAATGGGTCGGTGAAAAGCTAGATAAAAAAGTAATTTATTTTCTCGGTTCGCTGATTTGGATTATCGCTCAGGGAGGACTATTTCTCATTCAGCCAGGACAAACTACCTTGCTTTATATTCTGGCAATTATGGCAGGCTGTGGCGTATCGGTAGCCTATTTGGTTCCCTGGTCGATGATTCCCGATGTCATCGAACTGGACGAACTAAATACAGGACAGAGACGAGAAGGAATTTTCTATAGTTTTATGGTGCTGCTGCAAAAATTTGGTTTGGCACTAGCTCTATTTTTAGTAGGCTTGGCTTTAGAGTGGTCGGGATTTGTCGAAAGACCTCCAGGGGGAGAGATTCCCATTCAGCCAGACAGTGCTTTGCTAGCCATTCGGATTGCCGTCGCGCCACTACCAACGATCGCTCTAATTCTCGGGTTGATTCTGGCTTATTTCTATCCCATTACCAAGGAAAAACACGCCGAGATTCGTTTGAAACTAGAAGAACGAAAAAATAATAGTTAA
- a CDS encoding DUF4278 domain-containing protein — protein MQLTYRGAKYQTQTLPNLNLSTSEVTGKYRGKASELSPYLRVFSKSLAMFTYRGIGYSKEVNCNCSSKTSQSTESNSTQA, from the coding sequence ATGCAGTTAACTTATCGCGGTGCAAAATACCAAACTCAGACTCTACCAAATCTCAATTTATCTACTTCAGAAGTCACTGGCAAATATCGTGGCAAAGCTTCCGAGCTTTCGCCTTACCTGCGAGTATTTTCCAAATCTTTAGCTATGTTTACCTATCGCGGTATTGGCTACAGCAAAGAAGTAAACTGCAATTGCAGCAGCAAAACTTCTCAGTCAACAGAAAGTAACTCCACTCAAGCCTGA